A single window of Drosophila suzukii chromosome 3, CBGP_Dsuzu_IsoJpt1.0, whole genome shotgun sequence DNA harbors:
- the Ltn1 gene encoding E3 ubiquitin-protein ligase listerin encodes MGGKTKQAPRTKNNAKPSSSSRTAELLGSSTPIFVGFSAQTDGGGLVPFAPGFASAEQMPDSFDAAISPQTQIILRKLSKKDPMTKKKALQELHELIEQSDLEALKNILPLWPKYYLNLASDPEHNVRELTQTVLQLLMAKCKKAMAPYLKLLVPVWLGSRFDTYAPAASIAGQSFRDTFAGNANRTREVCLHCQVEILEYATRNLTFHTAATLSIGKSLTAEDAEQKYQRVVISSLKLLSFFMEQTSQTRELSQVKEGFVNLVTHQKFWSFAKHKVPPIKAAWFECIYHVLQSVALLEVISPQKAQLTTLCFQFIDDADPVVAPHIWGCVLLLQSNYEDWFVPLNIRKALLPKLSSLLRNGFNRNAQAICPNLLPFLSKITQASLQDLDIYDFYQRFFDDMKTAVTEKFDPPLPKSDCTVIHNAYFECLRFLLQQINNNKEREQKDEEFATSLLQNNVLEPIGWLLKSDSAHVKIFFQHSSALVAFWDRQINNRLDNGGLYAKLLNQFWTRIFELVTQDLAAEQVNEQLLSHVLLLVQDLHVANPSLDTPSVKFAEVQDEKVEKSEPTTPVKKAQEAAAFIQKELKQLVVKLVRICLDKAKNSGSGSSSSRYIEQIRTLTKMFTDAAFYKSLTDAGDLEGALNKFVSLLEQLDNDACESVVEIVFEILPLVASDKRFEYIENTLMKLPQHRVQNLLLHRLLSYPLCTEPAVRQMLSGSEVCAVIARIAGEVVVDNDREKLNLLHKCFFQTDTGDILINAETVDKILLAMCGPLEQPLVDDMVEVCGSFIAQIMPVICSNENSSLRVRQQIFLSLFKFSLEHRPEDYLSEDTLWEITTCWQDALSSKDIEISDDMLKSCAEIVENLANSVELKADNLDGMAEAMAKFVICSTENIVDEKKRLERIDTTIAALLESPLKTFEKIQKFENHVVLLEALQGSVSAGVPFESASLAKDEILPLLQRSTLNFSTIYKLVYQYPPTQDTNDPEDELTEDYCDPNADVLKIWNEPLIAELIQCIRVAGTAESWLEVSELQLSAEELVLILSEKVHSFMGNSSDLVGIVKERLQQDAVQQSSVIGCRLLSYFTFCPQYAAFEESASILLHEDLSESLVTQGALKTYVMALQYLLPKLSQKAITLNSAIMRTEPPEIWVKAAVFHALLLNNFEAEVNEQTDRNIIVSAVQFMTSIGEKQAIQKDLLHYNVEIHKQPYESVINTVEFIKLLTEVLKRFPYELSIKTWDAIRIGLSSWILSVSKSIAHFKDPKTSLFVVAVYQLFASLIEFVRSEKQKSSTELLKNMIDEWDSLFAKEVNVVLFKSFYQLTHETSVEPGFQACYEALLERLTPTLELLDYSFVYSFCKSNSNISLDHLCNFLFKQLYSYQHSVRLSAVHSLRQLTPHFVADDIELNEKQSESLDASSTITKWHFLNRFEDYLARYDILIRKYLDEFTFKLAELEDLEPIDRHDALSYLFLWDCIINACAKSPVALRAVYTNWLNDNKYEENFLHFLFRAMPVDILKNHGAKVHSNGVYKELSWSQLKDRKLPLERYVCHLYTEVLRKLPAVVRRWWNTTQSRQKNFVDNLTTNYVSSLICSEELKAIANRKEKHENMQVTVHSSTREVLAVYAIDEARMELVITLAPNYPLGAVKVECGKQIGGRASSRNVGMQLTIFLTHQNGTIYDGLTMWKNNLDKKFEGVEECYVCYTVIHQDTCQLPKLTCKTCKKKFHGPCLYKWFTTSSKSTCPICRNVF; translated from the exons ATGGGTGGAAAGACAAAACAAGCGCCGCGCACCAAAAATAATGCAAAG CCCTCAAGCAGCAGCCGCACTGCCGAGCTGTTGGGCAGTTCCACGCCCATTTTTGTGGGCTTCTCAGCGCAGACGGATGGCGGTGGCCTAGTGCCATTTGCTCCGGGATTCGCCAGTGCCGAACAAATGCCAGATAGCTTCGATGCAGCGATCAGTCCACAGACGCAGATTATCCTGCGCAAGCTGTCCAAGAAGGACCCAATGACCAAGAAAAAGGCCCTGCAGGAGCTGCACGAACTGATCGAACAGTCGGACTTGGAGGCCCTTAAGAACATCCTCCCTCTGTGGCCCAAGTACTACCTGAATCTGGCCAGCGATCCGGAGCACAATGTCCGGGAGTTGACGCAGACGGTACTGCAGTTGCTTATGGCCAAGTGCAAGAAGGCGATGGCACCGTATTTAAAGTTGCTCGTTCCCGTTTGGCTCGGCAGCCGTTTCGATACCTACGCTCCTGCCGCCAGCATCGCGGGGCAATCCTTTCGAGACACTTTCGCGGGGAACGCCAACCGCACCAGGGAGGTGTGCCTGCATTGTCAGGTGGAGATCCTCGAGTACGCCACCCGCAACCTGACCTTCCACACAGCCGCCACTCTGTCTATCGGAAAAAGTCTTACTGCGGAGGATGCGGAACAAAAGTACCAGCGCGTGGTCATCAGCAGTCTCAAGTTGTTGTCCTTCTTCATGGAGCAAACGTCGCAGACGAGGGAGCTCAGCCAGGTCAAGGAGGGGTTCGTCAATCTGGTGACGCACCAGAAGTTTTGGAGCTTTGCCAAGCACAAAGTGCCGCCCATAAA GGCCGCCTGGTTTGAGTGCATCTATCACGTCCTGCAATCGGTTGCCCTTTTGGAGGTAATCTCGCCTCAAAAGGCGCAGTTGACCACCCTCTGTTTTCAGTTTATAGACGATGCTGATCCCGTGGTGGCTCCTCACATATGGGGATGTGTTTTGCTCCTACAAAGCAACTACGAAGATTG gTTTGTTCCGCTCAACATTCGAAAGGCTCTCCTGCCTAAACTTTCCTCCCTTCTCCGCAACGGTTTCAATCGGAACGCTCAGGCCATCTGTCCGAATCTACTACCATTCCTGTCTAAGATTACCCAAGCCTCCCTCCAAGATCTGGATATCTATGATTTCTATCAGCGCTTCTTTGACGACATGAAGACGGCAGTCACGGAAAAATTCGATCCCCCGCTACCCAAATCCGATTGTACTGTAATTCACAATGCCTATTTCGAGTGCCTACGTTTCCTGCTGCAGCAGATTAATAACAACAAAGAGCGAGAGCAGAAGGATGAGGAATTCGCAACAAGCTTACTGCAAAACAACGTACTGGAACCTATTGGCTGGCTGCTTAAGAGCGACAGTGCGCATGTGAAGATCTTTTTCCAGCATAGTTCTGCACTGGTGGCCTTTTGGGATCGGCAGATCAACAATAGATTGGATAATGGTGGCCTCTATGCCAAGTTGCTGAACCAGTTCTGGACACGTATTTTCGAGCTGGTCACCCAAGATCTGGCTGCCGAGCAGGTGAACGAGCAGCTGCTATCACATGTCCTGCTCTTAGTTCAGGATCTGCATGTGGCGAACCCTAGCCTGGACACCCCGAGTGTAAAGTTTGCGGAGGTTCAAGATGAAAAGGTGGAGAAAAGCGAACCCACCACGCCAGTCAAAAAGGCTCAAGAAGCTGCGGCTTTTATACAGAAGGAGCTGAAGCAGTTGGTGGTGAAATTGGTGAGAATCTGTCTTGATAAGGCTAAGAACAGTGGAAGTGGTAGTTCATCCTCGCGTTACATAGAGCAAATTCGGACCCTCACCAAAATGTTTACCGATGCTGCCTTTTACAAGAGTTTAACTGACGCCGGAGATCTGGAAGGAGCACTCAATAAATTTGTTTCACTGCTGGAACAACTGGATAATGACGCTTGCGAATCTGTGGTGGAAATCGTATTTGAGATTTTGCCGTTGGTAGCGTCGGATAAACGCTTTGAATATATTGAAAACACGCTCATGAAG CTACCACAACATCGCGTGCAAAACCTTTTGCTCCACCGTCTACTATCGTATCCGCTGTGTACTGAGCCGGCCGTGAGGCAGATGCTCAGTGGCTCGGAAGTTTGTGCCGTGATTGCGCGGATTGCAGGGGAAGTTGTGGTGGACAATGATCGAGAAAAGCTGAACTTGCTTCACAAATGCTTTTTCCAAACGGACACGGGAGACATACTCATCAATGCTGAGACTGTGGATAAAATACTGCTGGCCATGTGCGGGCCCCTCGAGCAGCCCCTTGTCGACGACATGGTGGAAGTGTGTGGCAGTTTTATTGCCCAGATAATGCCTGTGATTTGCAGCAACGAGAACTCTTCGTTGCGCGTGCGCCAACAGATCTTTCTTAGCCTGTTTAAATTTAGTTTGGAGCATCGGCCGGAGGATTATTTGTCGGAGGATACTCTGTGGGAAATTACCACCTGCTGGCAGGATGCACTTTCAAGTAAAGACATTGAGATCAGTGATGATATGTTGAAGTCTTGTGCGGAAATTGTTGAGAATTTGGCAAATTCAGTTGAACTGAAGGCGGATAATCTCGACGGAATGGCAGAGGCAATGGCCAAGTTTGTCATTTGCTCCACGGAAAATATTGTGGACGAAAAGAAACGCTTGGAACGAATTGACACAACAATAGCGGCGCTTCTGGAATCCCCCCTGAAAACATTTGAAAAGATTCAGAAATTTGAGAACCATGTCGTGCTTCTGGAAGCCCTCCAAGGATCTGTTAGTGCGGGAGTTCCCTTCGAAAGCGCTTCCCTTGCCAAGGATGAAATATTACCATTACTTCAACGTTCCACCCTTAACTTTTCAACCATCTACAAACTTGTCTATCAATACCCTCCAACTCAAGACACAAACGATCCTGAAGACGAGTTGACCGAGGATTACTGTGATCCAAATGCCGATGTGCTTAAGATCTGGAACGAACCCTTGATTGCTGAACTTATTCAGTGTATTCGCGTAGCAGGAACGGCAGAGAGCTGGCTGGAAGTTTCAGAGTTGCAATTGTCTGCGGAGGAACTTGTGTTGATCCTGTCGGAGAAGGTTCACAGCTTTATGGGCAACAGCAGCGATTTGGTTGGAATAGTCAAAGAGCGTCTTCAGCAGGATGCAGTGCAGCAGTCCAGTGTGATAGGATGTCGCCTTCTGAgctactttacattttgtcCTCAGTATGCGGCTTTCGAAGAAAGTGCCTCCATTTTGCTGCACGAGGATCTTTCCGAGTCCTTGGTGACGCAGGGAGCCCTCAAGACCTATGTGATGGCATTACAG TATCTTCTGCCTAAGCTTTCCCAAAAAGCAATCACTCTTAATTCGGCCATAATGAGAACGGAACCACCAGAGATTTGGGTAAAGGCAGCCGTTTTCCATGCCCTACTGTTAAACAACTTTGAAGCCGAGGTAAACGAACAAACAGATCGTAATATTATTGTATCAGCCGTGCAGTTTATGACCAGCATAGGAGAGAAGCAAGCCATCCAAAAGGATTTACTCCATTACAATGT GGAAATACACAAACAACCCTATGAGTCTGTTATAAATACAGTGGAGTTCATCAAACTTCTTACTGAAGTTTTAAAACGGTTTCCCTACGAGCTGAGCATAAAAACCTGGGATGCTATTCGCATAGGTCTTAGTTCTTGGATTCTCTCCGTTTCTAAATCCATAGCTCATTTCAAAGATCCAAAG ACTTCTCTTTTTGTTGTGGCTGTTTATCAATTGTTTGCCTCCTTGATTGAATTTGTACGCTCGGAGAAGCAGAAGAGTTCGACGGAATTACTCAAAAACATGATCGATGAATGGGACTCTCTGTTTGCCAAGGAAGTCAATGTAGTGCTCTTCAAGTCATTTTATCAGTTGACTCACGAAACGAGTGTAGAGCCAGGATTTCAGGCGTGCTATGAAGCCTTGCTAGAACGCCTTACGCCAACCCTAGAGCTTCTTGATTACAGTTTTGTTTATTCA TTCTGCAAGTCGAATAGCAACATCAGTTTGGACCACCTGTGTAATTTCCTGTTCAAGCAGCTCTATAGTTACCAGCACTCGGTTCGATTAAGTGCCGTACACTCCCTCCGCCAATTAACGCCACACTTTGTGGCCGACGACATAGAGTTGAATGAGAAGCAGAGCGAGAGTCTGGACGCCTCAAGCACGATAACCAAATGGCACTTCCTCAATCGTTTTGAGGACTACCTGGCCCGCTACGATATCCTGATACGAAAATACCTGGATGAGTTCACTTTCAAGCTAGCGGAGTTGGAAGATCTAGAACCGATTGACAGACATGATGCACTAAGCTACCTTTTCTTATGGGATTGTATCATTAATGCCTGCGCCAAATCTCCGGTTGCTTTGCGAGCTGTCTACACAAATTGGCTGAATGATAACAAATACGAAGAG AATTTTTTACATTTCCTCTTCCGCGCGATGCCAGTGGACATACTTAAAAATCACGGGGCTAAGGTGCACAGCAACGGCGTTTACAAGGAGCTCAGTTGGTCTCAGCTGAAGG aTCGCAAGCTACCACTGGAGCGATATGTTTGCCACCTGTACACGGAGGTGCTCCGGAAGCTGCCGGCCGTGGTGCGCAGATGGTGGAACACCACCCAGTCCAGGCAGAAGAACTTCGTGGACAACCTCACCACCAACTACGTGAGCTCTCTGATTTGCAGCGAGGAGCTCAAGGCGATCGCCAATCGCAAGGAGAAGCACGAGAACATGCAG GTCACTGTCCACTCCTCCACTCGCGAAGTGCTGGCGGTCTATGCGATCGATGAGGCCCGCATGGAGCTGGTCATAACACTGGCCCCCAACTATCCGCTGGGAGCTGTAAAGGTCGAGTGCGGCAAGCAGATTGGTGGACGGGCTTCATCCCGGAATGTGGGCATGCAGTTGACCATCTTCCTGACCCATCAG AACGGCACCATATACGATGGCCTGACCATGTGGAAAAACAACCTGGACAAGAAGTTTGAGGGCGTGGAAGAGTGCTATGTTTGCTATACCGTCATCCACCAGGACACTTGTCAGCTTCCCAAGCTCACGTGCAAAACCTGTAAAAAGAAATTCCACGGACCTTGTTTG TACAAATGGTTCACAACAAGCAGCAAGTCCACCTGTCCCATATGCCGCAACGTCTTCtag
- the Rcd7 gene encoding uncharacterized protein Rcd7 yields MAKPINFKEMPSEMPPAKRIKLEGEVTVAEAINFLKTQCDTRKEHKPEDALQEGPTVADELNARLAMVHVREARAKRIRRLVKYPTNETQALYRFICVCPRYHPCYVPCQHTGQIIIDRDVLSREEHICFLATPKKDFSSPQLAKQSRYYTKKIFVNQCTARVERLADPHPMRVSDTYNFFKEYLSPRHIAALENQMKPKPPVEAMSMEKALEYMEEEMRQRRAAKRVHKRRCKGLKKRILLRQRKQMQKIICVLFEEMKDFLLNDQFIVDENSPLCCVILERLREFTDQEFYTTSNLREYQRILANNLTVWINKFISNLNIYLAPQQIPVQRQMMAENDPEQFVPLSDFISVSDEPGVEEMMEDVEHGAAEYDYGYGEDYLPDVLNTDLSEETIIN; encoded by the exons ATGGCCAAGCCAATAAATTTCAAGGAAATGCCCTCCGAGATGCCTCCGGCCAAGCGGATCAAGCTCGAGGGCGAGGTTACGGTGGCCGAGGCCATAAACTTCCTGAAGACCCAGTGCGACACACGCAAGGAGCACAAGCCGGAGGACGCCCTTCAAGAGGGACCCACCGTGGCGGACGAGCTCAACGCCCGCCTAGCAATGGTCCATGTGCGCGAGGCTCGCGCCAAGCGCATTCGTCGCCTAGTGAAGTATCCCACCAACGAGACCCAGGCATTGTACAG GTTCATTTGCGTCTGCCCACGCTACCATCCCTGCTATGTGCCCTGCCAGCACACGGGACAGATCATCATTGACCGGGACGTGTTGTCCCGGGAGGAGCACATATGTTTTTTGGCTACGCCCAAGAAGGACTTCTCCTCTCCCCAGTTGGCCAAGCAGTCGCGCTACTACACCAAGAAGATCTTTGTGAACCAATGCACAGCCCGTGTGGAGCGCCTGGCCGATCCGCACCCGATGCGAGTGAGTGACACCTACAATTTCTTCAAGGAGTACCTCTCGCCTCGGCACATAGCCGCTCTAGAGAACCAGATGAAGCCAAAGCCGCCGGTGGAAGCCATGTCAATGGAGAAGGCGCTGGAGTACATGGAGGAGGAGATGCGTCAGCGAAGGGCGGCAAAGCGCGTCCATAAGCGCAGATGCAAGGGCCTGAAGAAGCGCATTCTTTTGCGCCAGCGGAAACAGATGCAGAAGATCATTTGCGTTCTGTTCGAGGAAATGAAGGACTTCCTTCTCAATGACCAGTTTATTGTGGACGAAAACTCGCCCCTATGTTGTGTAATTCTTGAGAGACTTCGAGAGTTTACAG ATCAAGAGTTCTACACGACCAGTAATCTACGCGAGTATCAGCGAATATTGGCCAACAACCTGACTGTTTGGATCAACAAGTTCATATCGAACTTGAACATTTACTTGGCGCCTCAACAGATACCCGTCCAACGACAAATGATGGCAGAGAACGATCCCGAGCAATTTGTGCCCTTGTCGGACTTCATTTCTGTATCCGATGAACCAGGTGTCGAGGAAATGATGGAGGATGTTGAGCATGGAGCCGCCGAATATGATTACGGATATGGGGAGGACTATTTACCCGACGTGCTTAATACCGATTTGTCGGAGGAAACAATAATTAATTAA
- the LOC108010658 gene encoding nucleolar protein 11-like translates to MSKFLSYYNLFPIPDPKEFLGLAADREKGNVVTTLARNVVVVLNISTQKQLLSWSLPEKLSSKVIYDRISQKYVGVFGNHSLRMWDVDTSDVTKCKKLKFQKSIAHLVETNQEALVLFSDGHCQTLSEAIASRKDQKEDTAEQLTLANSKVISKPSVYTLAQGQQVLTYFEETKATGELQLIRLSLTNFSRRQYLIKREEVRPTGYAVVEGDAAPQLLTIWSDKRIFMLNLDVRSTSERSPGQFVSMLAELNVESKLSVHGVSRNFAAIYGANYGQEGASLLVYNTQFKVVNAKQYFKVYLDFSRLWAGDEHILLAMGQNIAAVRYRMNREVLVDMLGSQFSDTHLTPIELDHINEEEYLESVIKFGGSTKPFNYSALKCKIKNQLPTLDIQKADGRNVAYDPPELVDQEMDEIIKQHVHGEIASCENGLEDVSVTLMTNFFDTGPKNIAVQALVRQLERSGAGEEEIIEKILTLFIKTENTEHVLMCLRRYSNISERMLAWSLRFALDQSTNSFLVNGDAKDKPLKKIRSNDELVNAVLACSFDASGIEEHLRQRLELSHVQLLMNHLYTLIDEPSVQLEERPNRDSSLVQTEVQALQWFGCLLTSHFTLLSISKDEALLETLTKWANLLSFYEDSLFDLANLVPLLSNIVEKRKIKPIYSTRWYSIDEVVLY, encoded by the exons ATGTCCAAGTTCCTGTCCTATTACAACCTGTTTCCCATACCGGACCCCAAGGAGTTTTTGGGTCTAGCCGCGGACAGGGAGAAGGGGAATGTAGTTACAACACTCGCTCGCAATGTTGTGGTAGTTTTGAAT ATCAGCACACAAAAACAGTTGCTCAGTTGGTCCCTGCCGGAGAAGCTATCCTCCAAGGTTATTTACGACCGCATCAGCCAGAAATATGTGGGCGTCTTCGGAAACCACTCGCTGCGTATGTGGGATGTGGACACCAGTGATGTGACCAAGTGCAAGAAACTGAAG TTCCAAAAAAGCATTGCCCATCTGGTAGAAACCAACCAGGAGGCCTTGGTCCTCTTCAGCGATGGGCATTGCCAAACGCTCTCAGAGGCGATAGCCTCTCGCAAGGATCAAAAGGAGGACACGGCTGAGCAACTTACTCTTGCCAACAGCAAGGTCATCAGCAAGCCCTCGGTTTACACCTTGGCCCAGGGTCAGCAGGTTCTAACCTATTTCGAGGAAACGAAGGCAACTGGCGAACTGCAGCTCATCCGGCTCTCCTTGACCAACTTCAGTCGGCGGCAGTATCTCATCAAACGGGAGGAGGTCCGCCCCACAGGCTATGCCGTCGTAGAGGGCGACGCAGCCCCCCAACTTCTAACTATCT GGTCCGACAAGCGTATCTTTATGCTGAATCTGGATGTGCGCTCCACATCGGAGCGGTCGCCCGGACAATTTGTGTCCATGCTGGCGGAGCTGAACGTGGAGAGCAAGTTATCTGTGCATGGAGTCTCGCGGAACTTTGCCGCCATCTACGGCGCAAACTACGGACAGGAGGGCGCCTCGCTGTTGGTCTACAACACCCAGTTTAAAGTCGTGAATGCCAAGCAGTACTTCAAGGTGTACCTGGACTTCTCTCGCCTTTGGGCTGGCGATGAGCACATCCTGCTGGCTATGGGACAGAATATAGCCGCCGTGCGGTACCGAATGAATCGAGAGGTTTTGGTGGATATGCTGGGATCCCAGTTTAGTGACACCCACCTTACCCCCATTGAACTGGATCACATAAACGAGGAGGAGTACCTGGAGTCCGTAATCAAGTTTGGTGGCAGTACAAAGCCATTCAACTACTCAGCTTTAAAATGTAAGATAAAAAATCAGCTGCCTACACTGGATATCCAAAAGGCAGATGGCAGGAATGTGGCCTACGATCCTCCCGAGTTAGTGGACCAGGAGATGGATGAAATTATCAAGCAACACGTCCATGGAGAGATCGCCAGCTGCGAGAACGGGTTGGAGGACGTGAGTGTCACTCTTATGACGAACTTCTTTGATACGGGACCAAAGAACATAGCTGTACAGGCCTTGGTCCGGCAGCTGGAAAGAAGTGGAGCCGGCGAAGAGGAGATCATAGAGAAAATTCTCACACTTTTTATCAAGACCGAGAACACAGAGCATGTGCTAATGTGCCTGCGTCGCTACAGTAATATTTCTGAGAGAATGTTAGCCTGGTCGCTGCGTTTTGCATTAGATCAAAGCACAAATAGCTTTCTCGTTAATGGCGATGCGAAAGATAAACCATTGAAGAAAATTCGGTCTAACGACGAGTTGGTGAATGCAGTGCTAGCCTGCAGTTTCGACGCAAGCGGCATCGAAGAGCACCTTCGTCAGAGGCTGGAGCTTTCCCATGTCCAGCTTCTGATGAACCACCTGTATACACTAATCGATGAACCCAGTGTCCAGCTAGAGGAGCGACCCAACCGGGATTCCTCGCTCGTTCAGACGGAAGTTCAAGCCCTGCAATGGTTCGGCTGCCTCTTGACCTCCCACTTCACCCTGCTTAGCATCTCCAAGGACGAGGCGCTGCTCGAGACGCTAACAAAGTGGGCCAATCTGCTATCCTTTTACGAGGACAGTCTATTCGATTTAGCTAATTTGGTGCCGCTGCTCTCGAATATTGTGGAGAAGCGTAAGATAAAACCCATTTACTCTACCAGGTGGTATAGCATCGATGAGGTGGTGCTCTATTAA
- the LOC118877239 gene encoding uncharacterized protein, translated as MGTKVEVIATCPFCDRHVSRDFRPINTLSASDAARISQLINKEPPPIQLDFHEKVEDKLQKCEDSRCRKGRVLKRKMESRESSESGDSMEEGSSSQQKLEGNSCSQQKLEEDSCSQEKLEGNSSLSETGSGEDDTSENSIDAITENILALVEEEFERDPACGGSSKILRGNAEVIMAMLTEEQVIIDKIEKQAARACQRDTEEPPAKRRKC; from the coding sequence ATGGGGACAAAGGTAGAAGTTATAGCCACATGTCCATTTTGCGATCGTCATGTTTCCCGAGACTTTAGACCAATTAACACGCTATCCGCAAGTGATGCCGCAAGGATATCTCAACTGATAAACAAGGAACCACCTCCGATTCAGTTGGACTTCCATGAGAAAGTGGAAGACAAATTGCAAAAATGTGAAGATTCTAGATGCAGAAAAGGGCGAGTCTTGAAGAGGAAGATGGAAAGTCGAGAGAGTTCGGAATCTGGGGATAGCATGGAAGAAGGTTCAAGTTCACAGCAGAAATTGGAAGGAAATTCTTGTTCACAGCAGAAACTGGAAGAAGATTCCTGTTCACAGGAGAAATTGGAAGGAAATAGTTCACTGTCGGAGACGGGTTCTGGAGAGGACGACACATCAGAAAATTCTATAGACGCGATAACCGAAAACATTTTGGCTTTGGTCGAGGAGGAGTTCGAACGTGATCCGGCATGCGGGGGATCGTCAAAGATTTTAAGGGGAAACGCCGAAGTTATCATGGCCATGTTGACAGAAGAGCAGGTTATTATTGACAAGATTGAGAAGCAGGCAGCGAGGGCTTGTCAGCGGGACACTGAAGAGCCCCCGGCTAAACGGAGGAAATGTTAA